The Nocardioides sp. S-1144 genome includes a region encoding these proteins:
- a CDS encoding ferredoxin reductase, with translation MTSTAPPREAATAAGPARPTPRPTLRQRLRALADAAVTPLQLDDVLDVFHPLRAGADLRGRIVEIRPETADSATIVLKPGKDWGGHVPGQYVRVGVDVDGVRLWRTYSLTHGPRPDGHVSITVKAIPGGVVSGHLVHRARVGQMIQMAPAEGDFVLPVPMPDKLLLVTGGSGITPVIGMLRNLYSRAVVPTVDIVLVHINVSQDSAMFRDELRAHDAAGHLRLVERYDVRDGILDVDHLAELVPDLADRLTYACGPAGLLDALERHHAERGLELTTERFRPVTLGATGDGGTVTFTNGITVDADGTTPILDAGESAGVLMPSGCRMGVCFGCVLPMRSGAVRDLRNGALTVAVPGETGPEGVPIQTCISAAAGACTIDH, from the coding sequence ATGACGTCCACCGCCCCGCCCCGCGAGGCCGCCACCGCGGCCGGCCCGGCCCGGCCGACCCCGCGACCGACGCTGAGGCAGCGCCTGCGCGCCCTCGCCGACGCCGCCGTGACGCCGCTCCAGCTCGACGACGTCCTCGACGTCTTCCACCCCCTGCGCGCCGGCGCCGACCTGCGCGGCCGGATCGTCGAGATCCGCCCCGAGACCGCCGACTCCGCGACGATCGTCCTCAAGCCGGGCAAGGACTGGGGCGGCCACGTGCCCGGCCAGTACGTCCGCGTGGGCGTCGACGTCGACGGCGTCCGGCTGTGGCGCACCTACTCGCTGACCCACGGCCCGCGCCCCGACGGCCACGTCTCGATCACCGTCAAGGCGATCCCCGGCGGCGTCGTCTCCGGGCACCTCGTGCACCGCGCCCGCGTCGGCCAGATGATCCAGATGGCCCCGGCCGAGGGCGACTTCGTGCTGCCCGTGCCGATGCCCGACAAGCTGCTCCTCGTCACGGGCGGCTCGGGCATCACGCCGGTCATCGGCATGCTGCGCAACCTCTACTCGCGCGCCGTCGTCCCGACCGTCGACATCGTGCTGGTGCACATCAACGTCTCGCAGGACTCCGCGATGTTCCGCGACGAGCTGCGCGCCCACGACGCCGCGGGCCACCTGCGCCTCGTCGAGCGCTACGACGTGCGCGACGGCATCCTCGACGTCGACCACCTCGCCGAGCTGGTCCCCGACCTGGCCGACCGGCTCACCTACGCCTGCGGCCCGGCCGGCCTGCTCGACGCCCTCGAGCGGCACCACGCCGAGCGCGGCCTCGAGCTGACCACCGAGCGGTTCCGCCCGGTCACCCTCGGCGCGACCGGCGACGGCGGCACCGTCACCTTCACCAACGGCATCACCGTCGACGCCGACGGCACCACCCCGATCCTCGACGCCGGCGAGAGCGCCGGCGTCCTGATGCCGAGCGGCTGCCGGATGGGCGTCTGCTTCGGCTGCGTGCTGCCGATGCGCTCCGGCGCCGTCCGCGACCTGCGCAACGGCGCCCTCACCGTCGCCGTCCCGGGCGAGACCGGCCCCGAGGGCGTCCCGATCCAGACCTGCATCAGCGCCGCCGCCGGCGCCTGCACCATCGACCACTGA
- a CDS encoding PucR family transcriptional regulator yields MAPRPRRTADHGLLLPPEVVSGIRADLPRVADDVVAAIIEEVPGYTDAFSGSMGETIASAVQIALGGFLSLASGRRGSDPRTPAAPAVEGAYQLGRGEARSGRSTDALLAAYRIGARVSWQQMASGAVRAGLDADTLASFAALVFAYIDELSAASVAGHTDELATTGRVRQRHLERLAQHLVGDSTPEQVVAAAERADWPQPTTLTAVILPDSQVRPALASLPAATLVAVEAPGLDGVVLLLVPDSHDRSRGVLLRTLRGRGAVVGPARPWLEVRTSYRRALRARALGLPDDTERHLPTLVLTADADALADLRARALAPLAELRPATAEKLTETLRAWLLHQGRRDDTAAALFVHPQTVRYRMTQLREAFGEGLEDPDTVLALTLALGVAP; encoded by the coding sequence ATGGCCCCACGGCCCCGCAGGACCGCCGACCACGGCCTGCTCCTGCCCCCCGAGGTGGTCAGCGGCATCCGCGCCGACCTGCCCCGCGTCGCCGACGACGTCGTCGCGGCCATCATCGAGGAGGTGCCGGGCTACACCGACGCGTTCAGCGGTTCCATGGGCGAGACGATAGCCAGCGCGGTGCAGATCGCGCTCGGAGGATTCCTCTCCCTGGCCAGCGGACGCCGCGGCTCCGACCCGCGCACGCCGGCCGCGCCCGCCGTCGAGGGCGCCTACCAGCTCGGCCGCGGCGAGGCCCGCAGCGGTCGCAGCACCGACGCGCTGCTCGCCGCCTACCGGATCGGCGCGCGGGTCTCCTGGCAGCAGATGGCGAGCGGGGCGGTGCGCGCCGGGCTGGACGCCGACACGCTGGCCTCGTTCGCGGCGCTGGTCTTCGCCTACATCGACGAGCTCTCGGCGGCCAGCGTCGCCGGCCACACCGACGAGCTCGCCACCACCGGCCGGGTGCGCCAGCGCCACCTCGAGCGGCTGGCGCAGCACCTGGTCGGCGACTCCACGCCCGAGCAGGTCGTCGCGGCGGCCGAGCGGGCCGACTGGCCGCAGCCGACCACCCTGACCGCGGTGATCCTCCCCGACTCCCAGGTGCGGCCCGCCCTGGCCTCGCTGCCCGCCGCGACGCTGGTGGCCGTCGAGGCTCCCGGGCTCGACGGCGTCGTCCTGCTGCTCGTGCCCGACTCGCACGACCGCTCCCGCGGCGTGCTGCTGCGGACCCTGCGGGGTCGCGGCGCCGTCGTCGGCCCGGCCCGGCCCTGGCTGGAGGTGCGCACGTCGTACCGGCGGGCGCTGCGGGCCCGCGCCCTCGGCCTGCCCGACGACACCGAGCGGCACCTGCCGACCCTCGTGCTGACCGCGGACGCCGACGCGCTCGCCGACCTGCGCGCCCGGGCGCTGGCGCCGCTGGCCGAGCTGCGCCCGGCGACGGCCGAGAAGCTCACCGAGACCCTGCGCGCCTGGCTCCTCCACCAGGGCCGGCGCGACGACACCGCGGCCGCGCTCTTCGTGCACCCCCAGACGGTCCGCTACCGCATGACCCAGCTGCGCGAGGCCTTCGGCGAGGGCCTCGAGGACCCCGACACCGTGCTGGCCCTCACCCTCGCGCTCGGGGTGGCCCCGTAG
- a CDS encoding SGNH/GDSL hydrolase family protein — translation MRRLVPLLLAGTLAVGVSGCSGGTDTTPPPEPTSTSGPASEGAGADAVSYVALGDSYAAAPGVPNTSGADGCFRSDQNYAHLLAAADETIALTDVTCSGATTDTLLAQQVPALDAGTDLVTLGIGGNDFELFLTLISQCSGFGPDAPGTPCTEAVEARSEQLLPKIEKNIGATLDAVQEAAPDARVIVVGYPALLPRRGTCPELVPLAAGDYPFLNEVTQGLSDALRSQAEERDLDFVDVARASRGHDICSDDPWVNGAETAADGTIPFHPFAAEQAAVADLIAALR, via the coding sequence GTGCGTCGACTCGTCCCCCTCCTCCTCGCCGGCACCCTCGCGGTCGGCGTCAGCGGCTGCTCGGGCGGAACCGACACCACGCCCCCACCGGAGCCGACCTCGACGTCCGGGCCGGCGTCCGAGGGCGCCGGCGCGGACGCCGTCTCCTACGTCGCGCTCGGCGACTCCTACGCCGCCGCGCCCGGCGTCCCGAACACGTCCGGCGCCGACGGCTGCTTCCGCTCCGACCAGAACTACGCCCACCTGCTGGCCGCGGCCGACGAGACGATCGCGCTGACCGACGTCACGTGCAGCGGCGCGACCACCGACACCCTCCTCGCCCAGCAGGTGCCGGCGCTCGACGCCGGGACCGACCTGGTCACCCTCGGCATCGGCGGCAACGACTTCGAGCTGTTCCTCACCCTGATCAGCCAGTGCAGCGGTTTCGGCCCCGACGCGCCCGGCACCCCGTGCACGGAGGCGGTCGAGGCCCGCTCGGAGCAGCTGCTGCCGAAGATCGAGAAGAACATCGGCGCCACCCTGGACGCCGTCCAGGAGGCCGCGCCGGACGCCCGGGTGATCGTGGTCGGCTACCCCGCGCTCCTGCCCAGGCGGGGCACCTGCCCCGAGCTCGTGCCGCTCGCCGCCGGCGACTACCCGTTCCTCAACGAGGTCACCCAGGGGCTCTCCGACGCCCTGCGGTCGCAGGCCGAGGAGCGCGACCTCGACTTCGTCGACGTCGCCCGGGCCAGCCGCGGCCACGACATCTGCTCCGACGACCCGTGGGTCAACGGCGCCGAGACCGCCGCCGACGGCACCATCCCGTTCCACCCCTTCGCCGCCGAGCAGGCCGCCGTCGCCGACCTGATCGCCGCCCTCCGCTGA
- a CDS encoding amidohydrolase, which yields MGDLLLRECRIVPLGDGEAAPAGGEPVDVLVRDGRVAEVGSSLTRPDGVEEVAAGGRWLVPGLWDQHVHLGQWTLTRQRVDTAGAASPDEACALVGALVGASPGRPVIGWGHRPGVWTRDPTVAELDAVSGVTPVVLIAGDAHHAWLNSAALAALGLGARDEVVRETEWFAAYERLTRLTGDDGTAAPAYRASLEDAAARGLVGLVDFEFTGGAAEWVERWGAGCDLLRVRMATYAEGLEDVIAAGLRTGHPLDGDDRLVMGSLKIISDGSLNTRTAWCCEPYSDGDRLPDPSGAANLAPHQLRALLARAHMSGLQVATHAIGDAAVGAALDAYAATGATGSVEHAQLIARDDVARLAALDLRASVQPSHLLDDRDLTELIWPGRGDRSFAFRWMLDAGVRLVLGSDAPVSPLDPWLSIAAAVHRSADERDPWHPEHALTAREALAASVDEQPSVRVGSRGDLALLDRDPLAPVSPAAPDRDPAADLRSMTVALTLVGGDVVHRTL from the coding sequence GTGGGCGACCTGCTGCTGCGCGAGTGCCGGATCGTGCCGTTGGGCGACGGCGAGGCCGCGCCGGCGGGCGGCGAGCCGGTCGACGTCCTCGTGCGCGACGGGCGGGTCGCCGAGGTCGGGTCGTCGCTGACGCGCCCCGACGGCGTCGAGGAGGTCGCCGCGGGCGGCCGCTGGCTGGTTCCCGGCCTGTGGGACCAGCACGTGCACCTCGGCCAGTGGACGCTCACCCGACAGCGGGTCGACACCGCCGGCGCCGCCTCGCCCGACGAGGCCTGCGCCCTGGTCGGCGCCCTGGTCGGCGCCTCGCCCGGCCGCCCGGTCATCGGCTGGGGGCACCGCCCCGGCGTCTGGACGCGCGACCCGACGGTCGCCGAGCTGGACGCCGTCTCGGGGGTCACGCCGGTGGTCCTGATCGCCGGGGACGCCCACCACGCCTGGCTCAACAGCGCCGCGCTCGCCGCCCTCGGCCTCGGCGCCCGCGACGAGGTGGTGCGCGAGACCGAGTGGTTCGCGGCCTACGAGCGACTCACCCGGCTCACCGGCGACGACGGCACCGCGGCGCCGGCCTACCGCGCCTCGCTCGAGGACGCCGCCGCCCGCGGCCTGGTCGGGCTGGTCGACTTCGAGTTCACCGGCGGCGCCGCCGAGTGGGTCGAGCGGTGGGGGGCCGGCTGCGACCTGCTGCGGGTGCGGATGGCGACCTACGCCGAGGGCCTCGAGGACGTCATCGCCGCCGGGCTGCGCACCGGTCACCCGCTCGACGGCGACGACCGGCTCGTCATGGGCTCGCTCAAGATCATCAGCGACGGCTCCCTCAACACCCGGACGGCGTGGTGCTGCGAGCCGTACTCCGACGGCGACCGGCTGCCCGACCCCTCGGGTGCGGCCAACCTCGCGCCGCACCAGCTGCGGGCGCTGCTCGCCCGCGCGCACATGTCGGGCCTGCAGGTCGCCACGCACGCGATCGGGGACGCCGCCGTCGGCGCGGCCCTCGACGCCTACGCCGCGACCGGCGCGACCGGCTCGGTGGAGCACGCCCAGCTGATCGCCCGCGACGACGTCGCCCGGCTCGCCGCGCTCGACCTGCGCGCCAGCGTCCAGCCCTCGCACCTGCTCGACGACCGCGACCTCACCGAGCTGATCTGGCCCGGTCGCGGCGACCGCTCCTTCGCGTTCCGCTGGATGCTCGACGCCGGCGTCCGGCTGGTGCTCGGGTCGGACGCCCCGGTCTCGCCGCTCGACCCGTGGCTGTCGATCGCGGCCGCCGTCCACCGCAGCGCCGACGAGCGCGACCCGTGGCACCCCGAGCACGCGCTCACCGCGCGCGAGGCGCTGGCGGCGTCGGTCGACGAGCAGCCGAGCGTCCGCGTCGGCTCCCGCGGCGACCTCGCCCTCCTCGACCGCGACCCGCTCGCCCCGGTCAGCCCGGCGGCCCCCGACCGCGACCCCGCGGCCGACCTGCGCTCCATGACCGTCGCGCTCACCCTCGTCGGCGGCGACGTCGTCCACCGCACCCTCTAG
- a CDS encoding serine/threonine-protein kinase, which translates to MSSPGPSHLGRYAVRRRIGSGGFATVWLAYDEQLDAPVAVKVLADNWSEQHEVRTRFVEEGRYLRRVESPHVVPVYDAGALDDGRPYLVMAYADQGTLADRLASGGVTVPQALEVVSQVGAGLQALHDRGILHRDVKPANVLFRTIDGQHGSGQVRAMVGDLGLGKALDVSSRLTMIAGTPAYVAPEQAQGETPDARADQFSLGVLTFLLLSGRLPWNHGSLSSAAAPTDPLPLSTPDRELPDRVEAVVRRALAHDREYRWSSVAAYVAELTAALDAWDAPGDGVRALPVDPALTQPGERPSPLSSTGPLPDPVPPRRRSRAVRGLAVAAAVLVALGAGAAAGFYAEQAGEPEPEPAAATVEDDSGQLEVTVPPGWDAQSGAPWMPPNATDTEYAALSVGTSASWTTDGEGVFLGLLPGTELPEAVPGHEQCTSAGDPQRDELGPAPPSVTVFYAGCSGDAAVIVERVVRVNDGQLLWVQLRSSDRGSAVRVLDAVRTYGL; encoded by the coding sequence GTGTCGAGTCCCGGTCCGAGCCACCTGGGTCGCTACGCGGTCCGGCGGCGGATCGGCAGCGGCGGTTTCGCGACCGTCTGGCTCGCCTACGACGAGCAGCTCGACGCCCCCGTGGCGGTCAAGGTGCTCGCCGACAACTGGTCCGAGCAGCACGAGGTCCGCACCCGCTTCGTCGAGGAGGGCCGCTACCTGCGGCGCGTGGAGTCGCCGCACGTCGTCCCGGTCTACGACGCCGGGGCCCTCGACGACGGCCGGCCCTACCTGGTGATGGCCTACGCCGACCAGGGCACCCTCGCCGACCGGCTCGCGTCGGGCGGGGTGACGGTGCCGCAGGCGCTCGAGGTGGTCAGCCAGGTCGGCGCCGGGCTCCAGGCGCTGCACGACCGCGGGATCCTGCACCGCGACGTGAAGCCGGCCAACGTGCTCTTCCGCACCATCGACGGGCAGCACGGCTCCGGCCAGGTGCGCGCGATGGTCGGCGACCTCGGGCTGGGCAAGGCGCTCGACGTCTCGTCGCGGTTGACGATGATCGCCGGCACGCCGGCCTACGTCGCGCCCGAGCAGGCCCAGGGCGAGACGCCCGACGCGCGCGCGGACCAGTTCAGCCTCGGCGTGCTGACCTTCCTGCTCCTCAGCGGGCGGCTCCCCTGGAACCACGGCAGCCTGTCCTCGGCCGCGGCGCCCACCGACCCGCTGCCGCTCTCGACGCCCGACCGCGAGCTGCCCGACCGCGTCGAGGCCGTCGTCCGCCGCGCGCTCGCGCACGACCGCGAGTACCGCTGGTCGTCGGTCGCGGCCTACGTCGCGGAGCTGACCGCCGCCCTCGACGCGTGGGACGCCCCGGGCGACGGCGTCCGCGCCCTGCCCGTCGACCCGGCCCTCACGCAGCCCGGCGAGCGTCCCTCGCCGCTGTCGAGCACCGGCCCGCTGCCCGACCCGGTGCCGCCGAGGCGGCGCAGCCGCGCCGTCCGCGGCCTCGCGGTCGCGGCCGCCGTCCTCGTCGCGCTCGGGGCCGGCGCCGCCGCCGGCTTCTACGCCGAGCAGGCCGGTGAGCCCGAGCCCGAGCCCGCGGCGGCGACCGTCGAGGACGACTCGGGTCAGCTCGAGGTGACCGTCCCGCCGGGGTGGGACGCCCAGTCGGGGGCGCCCTGGATGCCGCCGAACGCGACCGACACCGAGTACGCCGCGCTGTCGGTCGGCACGTCGGCGTCGTGGACGACCGACGGGGAGGGGGTCTTCCTCGGCCTGCTCCCGGGCACCGAGCTGCCCGAGGCGGTGCCGGGCCACGAGCAGTGCACGTCCGCGGGCGACCCGCAGCGCGACGAGCTCGGCCCGGCGCCGCCGTCGGTCACGGTCTTCTACGCCGGGTGCAGCGGCGACGCCGCGGTCATCGTCGAGCGGGTGGTGCGGGTCAACGACGGCCAGCTGCTGTGGGTCCAGCTGCGCAGCAGCGACCGGGGCTCCGCGGTCCGGGTGCTCGACGCGGTGCGGACCTACGGCCTCTGA
- a CDS encoding RNA polymerase sigma factor codes for MTATSGDVATPDEIDELAHRAQDGDREALELVLAAIRPRTLNVCRGVLPYSPDAEDACQEALLNIATKIGSWGGRGRFTTWTHVVAVNSARTTYRRMKNQAVATDPQEHNVVGEKPDPRTTSVIAGTRLDLLEAMETIERDHPQYVEPLLLRDVYGMAYDEIATLLGVPLGTVKAQIHHGRKLARPLLRGEA; via the coding sequence ATGACCGCCACCAGTGGAGACGTCGCCACGCCCGACGAGATCGACGAGCTCGCCCACCGCGCCCAGGACGGTGACCGCGAGGCGCTCGAGCTGGTGCTCGCCGCGATCCGGCCGCGCACGCTGAACGTCTGCCGCGGGGTGCTCCCCTACAGCCCCGACGCCGAGGACGCCTGCCAGGAGGCGCTGCTCAACATCGCCACCAAGATCGGCTCGTGGGGCGGCCGCGGCCGCTTCACCACCTGGACCCACGTGGTCGCCGTCAACTCGGCCCGGACGACGTACCGGCGGATGAAGAACCAGGCCGTCGCGACCGACCCGCAGGAGCACAACGTCGTCGGGGAGAAGCCCGACCCGCGCACCACCAGCGTCATCGCCGGCACCCGCCTCGACCTCCTCGAGGCGATGGAGACGATCGAGCGCGACCACCCCCAGTACGTCGAGCCGCTGCTGCTGCGCGACGTCTACGGCATGGCCTACGACGAGATCGCCACGCTGCTCGGCGTCCCGCTCGGCACCGTGAAGGCCCAGATCCACCACGGCCGCAAGCTCGCCCGCCCGCTGCTGCGGGGCGAGGCGTGA
- a CDS encoding M1 family metallopeptidase, translating into MTRRRQRVLAGTTLVSLALLAAGCGTAGKIATSSEPSSSAAPSSPGSSSAGEDPTDPAPEADLDLALSEPAEDSYYPEVGDPSVDALRYDLDLTWDPATDTLTGTETLTFRSTGTAEEFQLDFAEPLEITSLTLDGAEVDHEHRGKDLIVSAPVEEDARHELVVEYSGTPAPVPAPTERSDLATTGFTIDAEHQTWTMQEPFGAYTWYAVNDQPADKALYDFTLHVPDPWTGVANGAKVSDETADGTHTTAFHLAEPAAAYLVTLAFGDYRETTDVGPNGVPITYWTPRDMEPGSGLRYSPEAMAWLETYLGPYPFDTAGILVVDSESGMETQTMITLGDTEYSMAENTVVHEFAHQWYGDQVTPDDWRDVWMNEGMAMYLQLMWEAEQSDVPLDSYLEGYAGYESDYRAQSGPPADYDPDAFGSSNVYFSGAFFWHALREQVGDEVFFAAVKGWPQSQDNRSTDRETLLAYLEDQTGEDLDVLWDAWLLGDTSPELP; encoded by the coding sequence GTGACCCGGCGCCGGCAGCGGGTCCTGGCCGGCACCACCCTGGTCTCCCTGGCGCTCCTCGCCGCCGGGTGCGGCACCGCCGGCAAGATCGCGACGTCGTCCGAGCCGTCGTCCTCGGCGGCTCCCTCCTCGCCCGGCTCGTCGTCGGCCGGCGAGGACCCGACGGACCCGGCCCCCGAGGCCGACCTCGACCTCGCGCTCAGCGAGCCGGCCGAGGACTCCTACTACCCCGAGGTCGGCGACCCGTCGGTCGACGCGCTGCGCTACGACCTCGACCTCACGTGGGACCCCGCGACCGACACGCTCACCGGCACCGAGACGCTCACCTTCCGCTCCACCGGCACCGCCGAGGAGTTCCAGCTCGACTTCGCCGAGCCGCTGGAGATCACCTCGCTGACGCTCGACGGCGCCGAGGTCGACCACGAGCACCGCGGCAAGGACCTGATCGTCTCCGCGCCCGTCGAGGAGGACGCTCGCCACGAGCTCGTCGTCGAGTACTCCGGCACCCCCGCACCGGTCCCGGCACCGACCGAGCGCTCCGACCTGGCCACCACCGGGTTCACGATCGACGCCGAGCACCAGACCTGGACCATGCAGGAGCCGTTCGGCGCCTACACCTGGTACGCCGTCAACGACCAGCCGGCCGACAAGGCCCTCTACGACTTCACCCTGCACGTGCCCGACCCGTGGACCGGGGTCGCGAACGGCGCGAAGGTCTCGGACGAGACGGCCGACGGCACCCACACCACGGCGTTCCACCTCGCGGAGCCGGCGGCGGCCTACCTGGTGACGCTGGCGTTCGGCGACTACCGCGAGACCACCGACGTCGGCCCGAACGGCGTCCCGATCACCTACTGGACGCCGCGGGACATGGAGCCCGGCAGCGGGCTGCGCTACTCCCCCGAGGCGATGGCCTGGCTCGAGACCTACCTCGGCCCGTACCCGTTCGACACCGCCGGGATCCTCGTCGTCGACTCCGAGAGCGGCATGGAGACCCAGACCATGATCACGCTGGGCGACACGGAGTACTCGATGGCCGAGAACACGGTCGTGCACGAGTTCGCCCACCAGTGGTACGGCGACCAGGTCACCCCCGACGACTGGCGCGACGTCTGGATGAACGAGGGCATGGCGATGTACCTCCAGCTGATGTGGGAGGCCGAGCAGTCCGACGTCCCGCTCGACTCCTACCTCGAGGGCTACGCCGGCTACGAGTCCGACTACCGCGCCCAGTCCGGCCCGCCGGCCGACTACGACCCCGACGCCTTCGGCAGCTCCAACGTCTACTTCAGCGGCGCCTTCTTCTGGCACGCGCTGCGCGAGCAGGTCGGCGACGAGGTCTTCTTCGCGGCGGTCAAGGGCTGGCCGCAGTCCCAGGACAACCGCAGCACCGACCGCGAGACGCTCCTGGCCTACCTCGAGGACCAGACCGGCGAGGACCTCGACGTCCTCTGGGACGCGTGGTTGCTCGGCGACACGAGTCCCGAGCTCCCCTGA
- a CDS encoding NAD-dependent epimerase/dehydratase family protein has protein sequence MRLLVLGGTVFLSEEVAAEAVRRGHEVVCACRGASGAVPEGARLVRWDRGAGDPAPGDDVGRVDAVVDVARHPSWVRAGLSAWTDAHWVFVSTINVYADTGTPGGRPGTLPLVEPVHTDGDLVPGDSDVYGAMKRGCELAVTASAASSTIVRPGLICGPGDPTSRFGYWPERLVEAADGSEVLAGGSPEDVVQVVDVRDLAAWLVTLAEQRTAGEYDGVGPATPIGDLLAGVAEGVGSEAALTWVPDDVLAEHGVEPWSGERGLPLWLPRPEHDGMLAHDARPSLDAGLVVRPVAETARDTLAWLRAHPDATRTGLSREHEREVLRAWGAT, from the coding sequence ATGCGACTCCTGGTGCTCGGCGGCACGGTGTTCCTGTCCGAGGAGGTGGCGGCGGAGGCGGTGCGTCGCGGGCACGAGGTGGTCTGCGCCTGTCGCGGCGCCTCGGGTGCGGTCCCGGAGGGCGCGCGGCTGGTGCGCTGGGACCGCGGCGCCGGGGACCCGGCCCCGGGTGACGACGTCGGCCGCGTCGACGCGGTGGTCGACGTCGCCCGGCACCCGTCGTGGGTCCGCGCCGGGCTGTCGGCGTGGACCGACGCGCACTGGGTCTTCGTCTCGACCATCAACGTCTACGCCGACACCGGCACGCCCGGCGGCCGGCCCGGCACGCTGCCGCTGGTCGAGCCGGTGCACACCGACGGCGACCTCGTGCCCGGCGACTCCGACGTCTACGGCGCGATGAAGCGCGGCTGCGAGCTGGCGGTGACGGCGAGCGCGGCGTCCTCGACCATCGTCCGGCCGGGGCTGATCTGCGGGCCCGGCGACCCGACGTCGCGGTTCGGCTACTGGCCCGAGCGGCTCGTCGAGGCCGCGGACGGGTCGGAGGTCCTCGCCGGCGGGAGCCCGGAGGACGTCGTCCAGGTCGTCGACGTGCGCGACCTGGCGGCCTGGCTCGTCACCCTGGCCGAGCAGCGCACCGCCGGCGAGTACGACGGCGTCGGCCCCGCGACGCCGATCGGCGACCTGCTGGCCGGGGTGGCCGAGGGCGTGGGCTCGGAGGCCGCCCTGACCTGGGTGCCGGACGACGTGCTCGCCGAGCACGGCGTCGAGCCGTGGTCGGGCGAGCGCGGCCTGCCGCTGTGGCTGCCGCGCCCGGAGCACGACGGGATGCTCGCCCACGACGCGCGTCCCTCGCTCGACGCCGGCCTGGTGGTCCGGCCGGTCGCGGAGACCGCGCGCGACACCCTGGCCTGGCTGCGCGCGCACCCGGACGCGACGCGCACGGGACTGTCCCGGGAGCACGAGCGGGAGGTGCTCAGGGCCTGGGGCGCGACGTAA
- a CDS encoding serine/threonine-protein kinase, producing the protein MTTSSETPEKGALLGPFRLGRRLGVGGMGIVFQALDTQLNRQVALKVITPRIGDDEGFRARFTREAQAQASLDSPHVVQVYSFGEADGRLYIASQLIPDGDLGQMLARHGRPPARIAVNLISQVADGLADAHAAGLIHRDIKPANVLLRNRDNALTAYLGDFGIARQVGAATQLTQVGGTVGTPTYMAPELHTGSVAGPASDIYSLGCLLWATLSGRAPYSGATDYQIVMAHLEDDVPQLAPTGPLAAEVNRVLQRALAKQPGDRYPSATAMRDDLRRVVRLPDDPTPVRPLDDTERASEVTTPRPGQPWRFAPPQLPTPTPTPAPGSRTPAPAAPPFRTPSPAPPTFNDSGPPSRPGPSGPTRRRRTWVVVAVLAVVLGVGGVVTTVLLVNGDDGAGGGGGGGAADPTTGQTTGQTTGQTTGPTTGGGSSEEEERAIANLTAAFLEDPTAGSDPASSACIARNLVEQEGVDGLQQLGILDDDLQFLADADDPAIAGPILQAGLSCIGDLLSSSPPAP; encoded by the coding sequence ATGACCACGTCGTCCGAGACCCCCGAGAAGGGCGCCCTGCTGGGCCCCTTCCGGCTCGGACGACGCCTCGGGGTCGGCGGGATGGGCATCGTCTTCCAGGCCCTCGACACCCAGCTGAACCGCCAGGTCGCGCTCAAGGTGATCACCCCGCGCATCGGCGACGACGAGGGGTTCCGGGCGCGGTTCACCCGGGAGGCGCAGGCCCAGGCCTCGCTCGACTCGCCGCACGTCGTGCAGGTGTACTCCTTCGGCGAGGCCGACGGGCGGCTCTACATCGCCTCCCAGCTCATCCCGGACGGCGACCTCGGCCAGATGCTCGCGCGCCACGGCCGCCCGCCCGCGCGGATCGCGGTCAACCTCATCTCGCAGGTGGCCGACGGGCTCGCCGACGCGCACGCCGCCGGGCTGATCCACCGCGACATCAAGCCGGCGAACGTGCTGCTCCGCAACCGCGACAACGCCCTCACCGCCTACCTCGGCGACTTCGGGATCGCGCGCCAGGTCGGCGCCGCGACGCAGCTCACGCAGGTCGGCGGCACCGTCGGCACGCCGACCTACATGGCGCCCGAGCTGCACACCGGCTCCGTGGCCGGCCCGGCCTCCGACATCTACTCCCTCGGCTGCCTGCTGTGGGCGACGTTGAGCGGACGGGCGCCCTACAGCGGTGCCACCGACTACCAGATCGTGATGGCCCACCTCGAGGACGACGTCCCGCAGCTCGCGCCGACCGGCCCGCTGGCCGCCGAGGTCAACCGGGTGCTCCAGCGGGCGCTGGCCAAGCAGCCGGGCGACCGGTACCCGTCGGCGACCGCGATGCGCGACGACCTGCGCCGGGTCGTCCGGCTCCCCGACGACCCGACGCCGGTGCGCCCGCTCGACGACACCGAGCGCGCCTCCGAGGTCACCACGCCCCGGCCGGGGCAGCCGTGGCGCTTCGCGCCGCCCCAGCTGCCGACGCCCACGCCGACCCCCGCCCCGGGTTCGCGGACGCCGGCTCCGGCCGCGCCGCCGTTCCGCACGCCGTCGCCGGCGCCCCCGACGTTCAACGACTCCGGCCCGCCGTCGCGCCCAGGTCCGTCGGGACCGACCCGCCGCCGGCGCACCTGGGTCGTGGTCGCCGTCCTGGCCGTCGTGCTCGGCGTGGGCGGGGTGGTCACCACCGTGCTGCTCGTGAACGGCGATGACGGCGCGGGCGGTGGCGGTGGTGGCGGGGCGGCCGACCCGACGACCGGGCAGACGACCGGGCAGACGACCGGGCAGACGACCGGGCCGACGACCGGCGGCGGGAGCAGCGAGGAGGAGGAGCGGGCGATCGCCAACCTCACCGCGGCTTTCCTCGAGGACCCGACCGCCGGCTCCGACCCGGCGAGCAGCGCCTGCATCGCCCGCAACCTCGTTGAGCAGGAGGGGGTCGACGGGCTCCAGCAGCTCGGCATCCTCGACGACGACCTCCAGTTCCTCGCCGACGCCGACGACCCCGCCATCGCCGGACCGATCCTCCAGGCCGGGCTGAGCTGCATCGGCGACCTGCTCAGCAGCTCGCCCCCGGCCCCCTGA